A DNA window from Zingiber officinale cultivar Zhangliang chromosome 3A, Zo_v1.1, whole genome shotgun sequence contains the following coding sequences:
- the LOC122051472 gene encoding receptor-like protein kinase — MAFGLRPMLLLLLLLVFFQLSNALNSDGEALLALSNSLILPRSVNSTWNSSDPSPCGWVGIDCDRGGFVTSFQLPERQISGWLGKEIGLLSHLRILDLGVNNLSRLIPSELGNCTLLEYLDLSNNYLLGEIPVTLQNLKKLSYLSLSTNLLSGNIPSLLFHGPSLETIDLYENNFTGSIPSLYGNACKLEHLDLSYNQFDGDLPVTLGNCTNLKFFSAFDNHLSGRIPLTLGLLTKLEILYLSINSLSGSIPSEIGQCQSLTSLDLSENQLEGIVPRELGNLRNLERLSLFRNNLTGEFPIEIWRIPNLTIIYISNNNFSGQLPMEMCELKSLTNITIDDNQFTGIIPQCLGINNSLVQVMFTNNRLVGSIPPDICFRNQLVLLLLGNNMLNGTIPPGVGNCLSLQRLILFRNNLSGSIPEFLATSNLSYINLSFNKLNGQITQTIGNIVNLTNINLSVNKLDGPIPRQIGNLANLQRLNLSNNNLYGPLPFELSKCHMLLTLDLGFNSFNGTIPSSLGNLSSLSRLILQENQFSGGIPDFLSKLNQLFELQFGGNKLGGSIPSSLGSLQNLNAVLNLSDNGLVGQLPLELKNLNMLQSFDISFNNLTGSLMPISDFSLLTHINVSYNDFSGSLSRGLFKFAESSPSSFTGNPQLCISCQMGDSLCTNITILEQCSMPNNNSKSLSKIEMVIIVLAAGLLCALVLFLARFFFLKCKRKKDDVPSLFEDSSFLLKKVIEATEDFNQQYEIGRGAHGIVYKATLDTGKIYAVKKIAFQDQKQSNPSMIREIETLGKIRHRNLMKLEKFWFECEYGLLLYEYMANDSLHDVLHENKPALVLEWKVRYKIAVGIAQGLDYLHNDCIPAIIHRDIKPKNILLDADMEPHISDFGIAKLDLDQHSTQSAIIIGTLGYIAPETAFTTRKNKESDVYSYGVVLLELITRKMATDPSFSENMCIVGWVTSTLDGSGKIETVIDEDLANEVRGTSEIEEVKKVLSLAMRCVARKVSMRPSMKNVVRELHDIMEPTTSM, encoded by the exons ATGGCTTTCGGTCTACGGCCTATGTTGTTATTATTGTTGCTCTTGGTTTTCTTTCAACTAAGCAATGCCTTGAACTCTGATGGAGAGGCTCTGTTGGCCCTGTCCAATAGTTTGATACTTCCTCGGTCAGTGAACTCCACCTGGAACTCATCAGACCCAAGTCCCTGTGGATGGGTAGGAATCGATTGCGACAGAGGTGGATTCGTGACTTCATTTCAGCTTCCTGAACGTCAAATTTCTGGTTGGCTGGGCAAAGAAATTGGGTTGCTAAGTCATCTGAGGATACTAGATCTTGGTGTCAACAATCTTTCTAGACTTATACCCTCAGAACTAGGCAATTGTACCCTTCTTGAATACTTGGATCTCTCAAACAATTACCTTTTAGGTGAGATACCAGTAACCCTTCAAAACCTCAAGAAGTTGTCATACCTTTCACTTTCCACTAATTTACTAAGTGGCAATATACCAAGTCTTTTGTTCCATGGTCCGTCCCTTGAAACTATCGACCTTTATGAAAACAATTTCACTGGCTCAATTCCTTCCTTGTATGGGAATGCATGCAAGTTGGAGCACTTAGATTTGTCCTACAACCAATTTGATGGTGATCTTCCAGTGACATTGGGTAATTGCACTAATTTGAAGTTCTTTTCTGCTTTTGACAATCATTTATCGGGGAGAATACCATTAACACTTGGCTTGTTGACAAAGCTCGAGATTCTTTACCTATCTATTAATTCTTTATCAGGGTCAATTCCCTCTGAGATAGGCCAATGTCAGTCCTTAACTTCATTAGACTTGTCTGAGAATCAACTAGAAGGAATTGTTCCAAGAGAATTGGGTAATTTGAGAAATCTAGAAAGACTTTCACTTTTTAGAAATAATTTGACTGGAGAGTTTCCAATTGAAATTTGGAGAATCCCAAATTTGACAATTATATATATCTCCAACAACAACTTCTCTGGACAACTGCCTATGGAGATGTGTGAGTTAAAAAGTTTGACTAACATTACCATTGATGATAATCAATTTACAGGGATCATTCCTCAATGCTTGGGAATCAACAACAGTCTGGTGCAAGTGATGTTTACAAATAATAGGCTTGTTGGCAGCATCCCTCCTGATATATGTTTTAGAAATCAATTGGTGCTTTTGTTATTGGGCAATAATATGCTTAATGGGACAATACCACCAGGAGTTGGGAATTGCTTGAGTTTACAAAGGTTGATTCTTTTTCGGAACAATCTCAGTGGTTCAATTCCAGAATTTCTTGCGACGTCAAATTTGTCATATATTAATTTAAGTTTCAACAAACTCAATGGACAAATTACTCAAACTATAGGGAACATTGTGAATCTCACCAATATAAACTTGTCAGTGAATAAGCTTGATGGACCAATACCTCGACAAATAGGAAACCTAGCCAACCTTCAGCGTTTGAATCTATCTAACAACAATTTGTACGGTCCATTGCCTTTTGAATTATCAAAATGTCATATGTTATTAACGTTGGACTTGGGATTCAACTCTTTCAATGGAACAATACCGTCAAGTCTTGGAAACTTATCTAGTCTCTCTCGGTTGATACTGCAAGAGAATCAATTCAGTGGAGGAATTCCAGATTTCCTATCTAAGTTGAATCAACTGTTTGAGCTGCAGTTTGGAGGAAACAAGTTGGGAGGGAGCATCCCGTCATCATTGGGTTCATTGCAAAACTTGAATGCAGTTTTAAACCTCAGTGATAATGGACTAGTAGGACAACTTCCACTTGAGTTGAAGAATCTGAATATGCTACAAAGCTTTGATATTTCTTTTAACAATCTAACAGGGAGTTTGATGCCCATAAGTGATTTCAGTTTATTGACACACATCAATGTTTCATACAATGACTTTAGTGGTTCATTGTCAAGAGGTTTGTTTAAGTTTGCAGAATCATCACCAAGCTCATTTACAGGAAATCCTCAACTCTGCATCTCATGTCAGATGGGAGATTCTTTATGCACAAACATCACCATATTAGAACAATGCAGCATGCCTAACAATAATTCCAAAAGTTTATCTAAGATCGAGATGGTAATCATAGTTCTTGCTGCTGGTTTGCTCTGTGCTCTAGTCCTTTTCCTTGCTAGATTTTTCTTTCTCAAGTGTAAAAGAAAGAAAGATGATGTTCCATCCTTGTTTGAAGATTCTTCTTTCCTACTAAAGAAAGTAATTGAAGCCACTGAGGATTTCAATCAGCAATATGAAATTGGTAGAGGAGCTCATGGGATAGTTTACAAGGCAACACTCGACACAGGGAAAATATATGCTGTAAAGAAGATTGCTTTTCAAGATCAGAAACAATCAAATCCAAGTATGATCAGAGAAATCGAAACTCTTGGGAAAATCAGGCATAGAAATTTAATGAAATTGGAGAAATTTTGGTTCGAATGTGAATATGGACTTTTATTATATGAGTATATGGCAAATGACAGCCTCCATGATGTTCTTCATGAGAACAAGCCGGCACTAGTCCTGGAGTGGAAGGTGAGGTACAAGATAGCTGTTGGCATTGCCCAAGGGCTAGATTATCTTCACAATGACTGCATCCCTGCTATCATACACCGTGACATAAAGCCTAAAAACATATTGCTGGATGCTGATATGGAACCACATATCTCGGATTTTGGGATTGCTAAGCTTGATCTAGATCAACATTCTACTCAGTCAGCTATTATTATTGGCACCCTTGGTTATATTGCACCAG AGACTGCCTTCACAACCAGAAAGAACAAGGAGTCGGATGTGTACAGTTATGGAGTCGTCTTACTCGAACTCATAACTAGAAAGATGGCCACCGACCCTTCCTTCTCGGAAAATATGTGCATAGTAGGATGGGTGACTTCCACCTTGGATGGCAGTGGTAAAATAGAAACTGTCATTGATGAAGACCTCGCGAATGAAGTCAGAGGTACTTCAGAGATCGAAGAAGTGAAGAAGGTTCTTTCATTGGCCATGAGATGTGTAGCAAGGAAGGTAAGCATGCGGCCTTCAATGAAGAATGTGGTCAGGGAGCTGCATGATATCATGGAACCCACCACTAGTATGTAA